The DNA segment CACTTGCTTCAAGCCGTCTGTCGCTCGCGGAGTAACCGGCCACGAAGTTGCAGGCGCACCGGTTCCGTCGTGGGCGCGGTGGCACCGCCTTGATTAGCCCAAGGCCTTGACCACCGCGCCCGCCCCACCACGAAACCATTGACGGGCGATGTGTCGTGATGGCGCGCGCCGGTAACGGCAGATTGGCGAACGGGCACAGACTCCACTACCGGGGGCCGCACCACGCATCCCGGAAATCGGCAGCGTCGTGGCCGGTCAAACCGGTACCGGCAGATGCCCGCAGAACTGAGGCCATACGACGAAACCAGCGTCCCTCGCACCCGCGATTGCTCTGCCCCCGGCAGGGTCGGCTTTCTTCTCGTTAGTCTTCTTTGCCGACGCAAAGAAGAGTGACCGGCAGCCCCCGCAGGGGGATGTCGTACGGCTGTTGGGTGCAACAACCAACACCGCTCAAAGAAACAGCAGACCAACCCCAATCACGCATAATCCAAAGGCAAAGCCGTCGTGTACTTGATCTGCTCCATGGCAAAACTAGAACTAACATCCGCCAGCTCAGCCCCCTGGATCAGCTTCTTGTAGACCCGATCATACGCAGCGATATCCGGCACCACCACGCGCAGCAGGTAATCGGTATCCCCGGCCATGCGGTAGAACTCAGTCACCTCGGGGATCGAGGCGACCAGGTCATGAAAGGTCTTGAGCCATTTGACGCTGTGCTGGCTGGTGCGGACCGAGACGAATACCGTCACGCCCACATTCAGCAGCGCGGGGTCCAGCAGCGCCACGCGCTTGCGTATCACGCCGCTTTCCTCGAGCTTCTGCACGCGCCTCCAGCACGGCGTGGAGGTGAGGCCCACCCGCTCGCCCAGCTCGGCCACCGGCACGGTGGCGTCTTCCTGGAGAGCGGCAAGTATCTGGCGGTCGTATCGGTCCATGGCAAATCCTGTTGGCGCGCAGCGTCGTCCGGGTGCCTGGCCGCCTGCCGCCCGCAAGGCTCAGGCCGCGTCCACCAGCAGGTTCACACCGCTGCAGATGTGTTCCTGGTCCACCCCATAGATATGCAGCGACACGGCCACCGTGTCGCTGTCGTTGCCGAGCGCATGGATATGGCGCAGCCCGGCCGGCACGCTGAAGGTATCGCCCACCGTGCGCGTGATCTCGCCGCACGGATGCGCCTGCCGCGCTTGCGCGTCCCAGCGGTAGTGGCGCTCGTGCAGCGTGCCGCGCAGCACCCGGTAGGCGCACCAGGTCTGGTGTCCGTGCACCGGGCTGTGCTGCCCCGGCCGCCAGACGATCAGCATGGCGGAGAAGCGCGCCAGCGGATCGGCGTGCACCAGGTGGCGCACATAGCCCTCAGCCGAGCCTTCGCGCAGCGACTCCGGCAGCAGCGCCAGCAGCGTGGCGGCGTCCGGCAGGCTGGCTTCGATGCCTTGCGCCACCATGCGCGCGCTGGCGGCAAAGGCGGTCGACAT comes from the Cupriavidus basilensis genome and includes:
- a CDS encoding Lrp/AsnC family transcriptional regulator, which encodes MDRYDRQILAALQEDATVPVAELGERVGLTSTPCWRRVQKLEESGVIRKRVALLDPALLNVGVTVFVSVRTSQHSVKWLKTFHDLVASIPEVTEFYRMAGDTDYLLRVVVPDIAAYDRVYKKLIQGAELADVSSSFAMEQIKYTTALPLDYA
- a CDS encoding cysteine dioxygenase family protein, translating into MATQQAVTDIASHARSAGVLGTLDTADGQPDLFAPLSDGMSTAFAASARMVAQGIEASLPDAATLLALLPESLREGSAEGYVRHLVHADPLARFSAMLIVWRPGQHSPVHGHQTWCAYRVLRGTLHERHYRWDAQARQAHPCGEITRTVGDTFSVPAGLRHIHALGNDSDTVAVSLHIYGVDQEHICSGVNLLVDAA